From the genome of Paracoccus seriniphilus, one region includes:
- the pgi gene encoding glucose-6-phosphate isomerase, producing MTDIWTRLASCRAAQEDLRITDLFASEPARAEAFCTSADDLVFDWSKTTIDSAARDLLLELARQSHVEARRDAMFAGEKINETENRAVLHTALRNLGGSVLVDGQDVMPKVRDTFARMSDFASKVRSGEFTGQGGKITDVVNIGIGGSDLGPYMATLALAPYHDGPRTHFVSNVDGADIADTLRGLNPETTLVIVASKTFTTIETMTNARTARDWMAGAVAEPAAQFVALSSAVDKTGAFGIDSSRVFGFEDWVGGRYSVWGPIGLSVMLAVGPEDFADFLAGGAAMDAHFRAAPLDSNLPVLLALTGIWHHQICGYPTRAVLPYDNRLMRLPAYLQQLEMESNGKRVAMDGSDLAMNSGPVVWGEPGTNGQHAFYQLIHQGTTPVPCEFILAARGHEEELAHHHILLAANCLAQSEALMRGRSLEEARGLMRAKGFEGAELDRQARHRVFPGNRPSTTLLIPQLTPFTLGQIIALYEHRVFVEGVILGLNSFDQWGVELGKELALQVEPLLKGDSGEGHDPSTRHLAKLFQDLRQPS from the coding sequence ATGACTGATATCTGGACCCGGCTGGCATCCTGCCGCGCGGCTCAAGAAGACCTGCGCATCACCGATCTGTTTGCATCCGAGCCCGCCCGCGCCGAAGCATTCTGCACCTCGGCCGATGATCTTGTCTTCGACTGGTCGAAAACGACCATCGATTCGGCCGCGCGTGACCTGCTGCTGGAACTGGCGCGACAGTCCCATGTCGAGGCGCGTCGCGATGCGATGTTCGCCGGCGAGAAGATCAATGAAACCGAAAACCGCGCCGTCCTGCATACCGCCCTGCGCAATCTGGGCGGCAGCGTGCTGGTGGATGGACAGGACGTCATGCCGAAGGTGCGCGATACATTCGCGCGCATGTCCGATTTTGCCAGCAAGGTTCGCAGCGGCGAATTCACGGGGCAGGGCGGCAAGATCACCGATGTGGTCAATATCGGCATCGGCGGATCGGATCTGGGGCCCTATATGGCGACGCTGGCGCTGGCGCCTTATCATGACGGGCCACGCACGCATTTCGTGTCAAACGTTGATGGCGCCGATATTGCCGATACCCTGCGGGGACTGAACCCCGAAACCACATTGGTCATCGTGGCCTCGAAAACCTTCACGACCATAGAGACCATGACCAACGCCAGGACGGCCCGCGACTGGATGGCGGGTGCGGTCGCAGAACCGGCAGCGCAATTCGTGGCGCTGTCCTCGGCCGTCGACAAGACCGGGGCCTTTGGCATCGACAGCAGCCGCGTCTTCGGGTTCGAGGATTGGGTAGGCGGCCGATATTCGGTTTGGGGCCCGATCGGACTGTCGGTCATGTTGGCGGTCGGTCCCGAGGACTTTGCCGATTTTCTGGCCGGTGGTGCCGCCATGGATGCGCATTTCCGTGCCGCGCCGCTGGACAGCAACCTGCCGGTGCTGTTGGCGCTGACGGGAATCTGGCATCATCAGATCTGCGGTTATCCGACCCGCGCGGTTCTGCCCTATGACAACCGGTTGATGCGTTTGCCCGCCTATCTGCAGCAGCTGGAAATGGAATCGAATGGCAAGCGCGTCGCGATGGATGGCAGCGATCTTGCCATGAATTCGGGGCCGGTGGTCTGGGGAGAGCCCGGCACCAATGGCCAGCATGCCTTCTATCAACTGATCCATCAGGGCACGACCCCGGTTCCCTGCGAGTTCATTCTGGCCGCGCGTGGCCACGAAGAGGAACTGGCGCATCACCATATCCTTCTGGCCGCCAATTGCCTTGCCCAATCCGAAGCCTTGATGCGCGGGCGCAGCCTGGAAGAGGCGCGTGGGCTGATGCGGGCCAAGGGGTTTGAAGGGGCGGAACTGGACCGGCAGGCGCGCCATCGGGTGTTCCCCGGCAATCGCCCTTCGACAACCTTGCTGATCCCGCAGCTGACGCCCTTCACGCTGGGTCAGATCATCGCCCTCTATGAACATCGCGTCTTTGTCGAAGGGGTGATTCTTGGGCTGAACAGCTTTGACCAATGGGGGGTCGAACTGGGCAAGGAACTGGCCCTGCAGGTCGAGCCGCTGCTGAAAGGCGATTCGGGCGAAGGACATGATCCCTCGACCCGGCATCTGGCGAAATTGTTTCAGGATTTGCGCCAGCCCTCCTAG
- the hisS gene encoding histidine--tRNA ligase: MAKSQKKQPRPKAETPKGFRDYFGADVTERKAMLDRIAEIYHRHGFDPLETSAVETVEALGKFLPDVDRPNAGVFAWQEEAVPGGGSGDWLALRYDLTAPLARVAAQFRNDLPSPYRRYAMGPVWRNEKPGPGRFRQFYQCDADTVGSASVAADAEICAMLADALEAVGINRGDYIVRINNRKVLNGVLEAAQVEGGDKADDVLRTIDKFDKVGRDGVLALLTTGRKDASGAEIEGVGLRPDQAEPVLAFLTSKGASNAETLANLRSAVGDSAIGAEGVDELAQIAAMLDAMGVGGDRAIIDPSVVRGLGYYTGPVFEAELTFEILDEKGRKRQFGSVAGGGRYDGLVERFTGQKVPATGVSIGVDRLLAALRAKGLAGEAQIGPVVVTVMDRDRMPDYQAMVAELRNAGIRAEVYLGNPKNFGNQLKYADKRRAPVAVIQGGDEAERGVVQIKDLVLGARIAAEASLEEWKAQPAQTEVARSELVAEVRRILG; the protein is encoded by the coding sequence ATGGCGAAAAGTCAGAAAAAACAGCCCCGTCCCAAGGCGGAAACGCCGAAGGGCTTTCGTGATTATTTTGGCGCTGATGTCACCGAGCGCAAGGCAATGCTAGACCGCATTGCCGAAATCTATCACCGACACGGTTTCGACCCCTTGGAAACCAGCGCGGTGGAAACGGTCGAGGCGCTTGGAAAATTCCTGCCCGATGTCGACAGGCCCAATGCCGGCGTCTTTGCATGGCAGGAAGAGGCCGTCCCGGGCGGAGGTTCGGGCGACTGGCTGGCATTGCGCTATGACCTGACCGCGCCGCTGGCGCGTGTCGCGGCGCAGTTCCGCAATGATCTGCCCAGCCCCTATCGCCGCTATGCGATGGGTCCGGTCTGGCGCAACGAAAAACCCGGCCCCGGACGGTTCCGTCAGTTTTATCAATGCGATGCGGATACGGTCGGTTCGGCCTCGGTGGCGGCGGATGCGGAAATCTGCGCCATGCTGGCCGATGCGCTGGAAGCGGTGGGGATCAATCGCGGCGACTACATCGTCCGGATCAACAACCGCAAGGTTCTGAATGGCGTGCTCGAAGCTGCGCAGGTCGAGGGCGGCGACAAGGCCGATGACGTCCTGCGCACCATCGACAAGTTCGACAAGGTCGGACGCGACGGCGTTCTGGCGCTGCTGACCACCGGCCGCAAGGATGCCAGCGGTGCCGAGATCGAAGGCGTCGGGCTGCGCCCCGATCAGGCTGAACCGGTTCTGGCCTTCCTGACCTCCAAGGGGGCAAGCAACGCCGAGACTCTGGCCAATCTGCGCAGCGCGGTCGGCGACTCGGCCATCGGAGCCGAAGGCGTAGACGAGCTTGCTCAGATCGCGGCCATGCTTGACGCCATGGGTGTTGGTGGTGATCGTGCCATCATCGACCCCTCGGTCGTGCGCGGCCTTGGATATTACACCGGCCCCGTATTCGAGGCTGAACTGACCTTCGAAATTCTGGACGAGAAGGGTCGCAAGCGCCAGTTCGGCAGCGTCGCCGGTGGTGGCCGCTATGACGGTCTGGTCGAGCGTTTCACCGGGCAGAAGGTTCCGGCCACCGGCGTCTCGATCGGGGTTGACCGCCTGCTGGCCGCCCTGCGCGCCAAGGGTCTGGCCGGTGAAGCCCAGATCGGCCCCGTGGTCGTGACGGTCATGGATCGCGACCGGATGCCCGACTATCAGGCCATGGTCGCCGAATTGCGCAACGCAGGAATTCGGGCCGAGGTCTATCTGGGCAACCCGAAGAACTTTGGCAACCAGTTGAAATATGCCGACAAGCGCCGCGCCCCCGTGGCCGTGATCCAGGGCGGGGATGAGGCCGAACGTGGCGTGGTGCAGATCAAGGATCTGGTTCTTGGCGCGCGAATCGCGGCCGAGGCCAGCCTCGAGGAATGGAAGGCCCAGCCTGCCCAGACCGAGGTCGCGCGCAGCGAGTTGGTGGCAGAAGTGCGGCGGATTCTGGGATGA
- a CDS encoding SlyX family protein — MDKHMQENHMADLDRIGRLEEALAHLSRVAEDLSDVIARQDAEIARLTRKVEMLMRAEAAREAENGNSVTLADQRPPHW, encoded by the coding sequence ATGGACAAGCACATGCAGGAGAATCACATGGCAGATCTGGACAGGATCGGGCGACTCGAGGAGGCCCTGGCACATTTGAGCCGGGTGGCCGAGGATCTGAGCGATGTCATCGCGCGTCAGGATGCCGAGATCGCGCGCCTGACCCGCAAGGTCGAGATGCTGATGCGCGCGGAAGCGGCACGCGAGGCCGAAAACGGCAATTCCGTGACGCTGGCCGATCAGCGGCCGCCGCATTGGTAG
- the hisG gene encoding ATP phosphoribosyltransferase, with product MIRLGVPSKGRLMEQTFDWFATRGVRLSRSGSDREYAGQVEGADGVSLVLLSAGEIPRELVAGRIELGVTGTDLVREKLPGWASDLEAVAEMGFGHADLILAVPECWRDCEDLDDLATIARDFRAAHGFRLRIATKYHRLVRAWLARHEVADYQLIDSQGATEGTVANHTAEAIADITSSGATLRANNLKILDEEPILKSQATLFANRRAKGPEMRKFLDQLGLN from the coding sequence ATGATCCGACTGGGTGTGCCGTCCAAGGGGCGGCTGATGGAACAGACCTTCGACTGGTTCGCAACGCGCGGCGTGCGCCTGTCGCGATCCGGGTCCGACCGCGAGTATGCCGGTCAGGTCGAGGGCGCGGATGGCGTGTCTCTGGTCCTGTTGTCCGCCGGAGAGATTCCGCGCGAACTGGTTGCCGGTCGCATCGAACTGGGCGTGACGGGCACCGATCTGGTGCGCGAAAAACTGCCGGGCTGGGCTTCGGACCTGGAAGCAGTTGCGGAAATGGGCTTTGGCCATGCCGATCTGATTCTGGCCGTTCCCGAATGCTGGCGCGATTGCGAAGATCTGGACGATCTGGCCACCATTGCCCGCGATTTTCGCGCTGCCCATGGCTTCCGCCTGCGCATTGCCACAAAATACCACCGGCTGGTCCGGGCATGGCTGGCCCGCCATGAGGTCGCGGATTATCAGTTGATCGACAGCCAGGGCGCGACCGAGGGCACCGTCGCCAATCACACGGCCGAGGCGATTGCCGATATCACCTCGTCGGGGGCCACGCTGCGGGCAAACAACCTGAAGATTCTGGACGAAGAGCCGATTCTGAAATCTCAGGCCACATTGTTCGCCAACCGGCGCGCGAAGGGGCCCGAGATGCGGAAATTTCTGGATCAGCTTGGCTTGAACTGA
- a CDS encoding RSP_2648 family PIN domain-containing protein: MRAVLDANVLFPTVLREILIEVATGGLFQPVWSQRILDEWRHAAGRLGREQELVAGAEIALLSLRFPDAMAAHDGQRAIDLDLPDAADRHVIEAALHVSAPHIVTANLRDFPRHVMQGLGLRAIHPDAFLLELIRLDEALVAQAITRVHAKAVEMGGDIALPQMLKRSRLPRLAKLMKG; this comes from the coding sequence ATGAGGGCAGTTCTCGACGCAAATGTGCTGTTTCCCACGGTCTTGCGCGAGATCCTGATCGAAGTCGCGACCGGCGGGCTGTTCCAGCCTGTCTGGTCGCAGCGTATCTTGGACGAATGGCGTCATGCGGCGGGCAGATTGGGCAGGGAACAGGAGTTGGTGGCAGGTGCCGAGATTGCCCTGCTGTCCTTGCGCTTTCCCGATGCCATGGCGGCGCATGACGGGCAGCGCGCCATCGACCTGGATCTGCCGGACGCCGCGGACCGTCATGTCATCGAGGCGGCCCTGCATGTATCGGCGCCCCATATCGTCACCGCAAATTTGCGTGATTTCCCCCGTCATGTGATGCAGGGGCTGGGTTTGCGTGCGATTCACCCAGATGCATTCCTGTTGGAACTGATCAGGCTTGATGAGGCTCTTGTAGCGCAGGCGATCACCCGGGTTCATGCCAAGGCCGTGGAGATGGGCGGAGATATTGCCCTTCCACAAATGTTGAAACGAAGCAGGCTGCCCCGGCTTGCCAAACTGATGAAAGGTTGA
- a CDS encoding adenylosuccinate synthase — translation MANVVVVGAQWGDEGKGKIVDWLSERADVIARFQGGHNAGHTLVIGDKVFKLSLLPSGIVRDGKLAVIGNGVVLDPWSLFAEIEKLTAQGVNISAERLMIAENTPLILPLHQDLDKLREEAAGKAKIGTTGRGIGPAYEDKVGRRTIRVADLADEETLDARLDRLLAHHDALRKGLGAAPIDRDELKAKLLDIAPRLLPYAQPVWKIMAEARKSGKRILFEGAQGSLLDIDFGTYPYVTSSTTMSGAAASGTGMGPGAIDFVLGIVKAYTTRVGEGPFPTELDDADGLRLGERGHEFGTVTGRKRRCGWFDAVLVRQTCAISGMNGIALTKLDVLDGFEKLKICVGYEIDGQHYDYLPTAAALQDKVTPIYEELDGWQESTAGARSWAELPAAAIKYVRRVEELIGCPVAMLSTSPERDDTILVTDPFSD, via the coding sequence ATGGCCAATGTGGTGGTTGTCGGCGCGCAATGGGGCGACGAAGGCAAAGGCAAGATCGTTGACTGGCTGAGCGAACGCGCCGATGTGATCGCGCGTTTTCAGGGCGGACATAATGCGGGCCATACGCTGGTCATCGGCGACAAGGTATTCAAGCTGTCGCTGTTGCCTTCGGGCATCGTGCGTGATGGCAAGCTGGCCGTCATCGGCAATGGTGTCGTGCTGGACCCCTGGTCGCTTTTTGCCGAGATCGAAAAGCTGACGGCGCAGGGTGTGAATATTTCGGCCGAGCGTCTGATGATTGCCGAGAACACGCCGCTGATCCTGCCGCTGCATCAGGATCTGGACAAGCTGCGCGAAGAGGCCGCAGGCAAGGCCAAGATCGGCACGACCGGGCGCGGCATCGGCCCGGCCTATGAAGACAAGGTGGGCCGTCGCACCATCCGCGTGGCGGATCTGGCCGACGAAGAAACGCTGGATGCGCGTCTTGACCGCTTGTTGGCGCATCACGACGCCTTGCGCAAAGGTTTGGGCGCTGCGCCCATCGACCGCGATGAACTGAAAGCCAAATTGCTGGATATCGCACCGCGCCTGCTGCCCTATGCTCAGCCGGTCTGGAAGATCATGGCCGAGGCCCGCAAATCGGGCAAACGCATCCTGTTCGAAGGTGCGCAGGGCAGCCTGCTGGATATTGATTTCGGCACCTATCCCTATGTGACCAGCTCGACCACGATGTCTGGGGCTGCGGCTTCGGGCACCGGCATGGGGCCGGGCGCAATCGATTTCGTGCTGGGTATCGTCAAGGCTTATACGACCCGCGTGGGCGAAGGCCCGTTCCCGACCGAGCTGGACGATGCCGATGGCCTGCGTCTGGGCGAGCGGGGCCATGAATTCGGCACCGTGACCGGGCGCAAGCGCCGCTGTGGCTGGTTCGATGCAGTGCTGGTGCGCCAGACCTGCGCGATCAGCGGCATGAACGGCATTGCGCTGACCAAGCTGGACGTGCTGGATGGTTTCGAAAAGCTGAAGATCTGTGTCGGCTATGAAATCGACGGTCAGCATTATGACTATCTGCCGACGGCGGCGGCTTTGCAGGACAAGGTCACGCCGATCTATGAAGAGCTGGACGGCTGGCAGGAATCGACCGCCGGTGCACGCAGCTGGGCCGAACTGCCTGCCGCTGCAATCAAATATGTGCGCCGCGTCGAAGAGCTGATCGGATGTCCGGTGGCAATGCTGTCCACCAGCCCCGAGCGTGACGACACCATCCTTGTGACCGATCCGTTCTCGGACTGA
- a CDS encoding ATP phosphoribosyltransferase regulatory subunit: MISKRDKRNLGQRALAVFRDAGAEEIVPDILLPAESLLDLYGEDIRARAYVTNDPIRGEMMLRPDFTVPVVQAHMANGAEPARYCYLGEVFRKQDMGDTRPSTARDNEYLQAGFELFSRDPDADAEVFGMFHDLLRPYDAQAVIGDMGLLMAAVRTLPVSQARRDALLHHIWRPARFARLLSRFSAPVAPREFPDSNAPWAGMRRQDEMETRIARLQADASTPPLPDIWAKRLRELFSLRGTLTEVTAKLERITQDWPEIAGSAKGVIARASALAARGIDPDTIRYDAEHGRNTMEYYDGFTFSFSAGREDWPPLASGGRYDALTRVLGKGREIPAVGGILRPGLLAELEQSQ, translated from the coding sequence ATGATCTCGAAACGGGACAAACGCAATCTCGGGCAACGGGCACTGGCCGTGTTTCGCGATGCCGGTGCCGAAGAGATCGTGCCCGATATCCTGTTGCCTGCCGAAAGCCTGCTGGATCTTTACGGCGAGGACATTCGTGCCCGCGCCTATGTGACCAATGACCCGATCCGGGGCGAGATGATGCTGCGCCCCGATTTCACGGTTCCCGTCGTTCAGGCGCATATGGCAAACGGCGCAGAGCCTGCCCGCTATTGTTATCTGGGCGAGGTTTTCCGCAAGCAGGACATGGGCGACACCCGCCCTTCGACCGCGCGCGATAATGAGTATCTGCAAGCCGGATTCGAGTTGTTCAGCCGTGACCCTGACGCCGATGCCGAAGTCTTTGGCATGTTTCACGACCTGCTGCGCCCCTATGACGCCCAGGCAGTGATCGGTGACATGGGCCTGCTGATGGCAGCCGTGCGCACGCTGCCCGTATCACAGGCGCGCCGCGACGCCCTGCTGCATCATATCTGGCGACCCGCTCGCTTTGCGCGGCTGTTGTCACGTTTCTCGGCGCCGGTCGCACCGCGCGAATTCCCTGACAGCAATGCTCCATGGGCCGGCATGCGCCGCCAGGACGAAATGGAAACTCGCATCGCGCGACTGCAGGCCGATGCCAGCACGCCCCCCCTGCCCGATATCTGGGCCAAGCGCCTGCGGGAGCTGTTTTCCCTGCGCGGCACATTGACCGAGGTGACAGCCAAGCTGGAACGGATCACCCAGGACTGGCCCGAAATTGCCGGTTCGGCCAAGGGCGTCATTGCGCGTGCCTCGGCACTGGCGGCACGCGGAATCGATCCTGACACGATTCGCTATGATGCCGAACATGGTCGCAACACCATGGAATATTACGACGGTTTCACCTTCAGCTTTTCTGCCGGGCGCGAAGACTGGCCGCCACTGGCTTCGGGCGGGCGCTATGACGCGCTGACCCGCGTGCTGGGCAAGGGACGCGAGATTCCGGCGGTTGGCGGTATCCTGCGCCCCGGCCTGCTTGCCGAACTGGAGCAAAGCCAATGA
- a CDS encoding DUF2842 domain-containing protein, with amino-acid sequence MNLKTRKRLSLLILVLGLPAYIMVAVTLVNWMDRQWGRQPIWIELLVYIALGFIWIMPLKRVFNGIGRAE; translated from the coding sequence ATGAACCTGAAGACCCGCAAACGCCTGTCGCTGCTGATCCTGGTTCTGGGGCTGCCGGCCTATATCATGGTCGCCGTCACACTGGTGAACTGGATGGACCGGCAATGGGGCCGCCAGCCGATCTGGATCGAATTGCTGGTCTATATTGCCCTGGGGTTCATCTGGATCATGCCGCTGAAGCGTGTGTTCAACGGTATCGGCCGGGCGGAATGA
- the pgl gene encoding 6-phosphogluconolactonase, whose product MEFKEYPDREMLALSLADKLASQLAQQLRSGAEASLCVPGGTTPMPVFETLSGTDIDWDRVTVFLGDERWVDGDHKRSNSRLLRRHLLKDRAAGANYIDLYTGQPEPEDAVDELGKNLAAHLPITVALLGMGNDMHTASLFPGAEGLATAMSKDSPMLMPIRSEGAGEPRITLTRSVLNNAIHTHVLIMGPEKRQALEKALKLDPIEAPIRAFLDNATVHWAE is encoded by the coding sequence ATGGAATTCAAGGAATACCCCGACCGGGAAATGCTGGCCCTGTCGCTGGCGGACAAACTGGCTTCGCAACTGGCGCAGCAATTGCGCTCGGGCGCCGAGGCCAGCCTCTGCGTGCCCGGCGGAACGACCCCCATGCCGGTGTTCGAAACGCTGAGCGGCACGGATATCGATTGGGATCGGGTGACGGTCTTTCTGGGCGACGAAAGATGGGTCGATGGCGATCACAAGCGTTCGAACAGCCGCTTGTTGCGCCGCCATCTGCTGAAGGATCGTGCCGCCGGTGCGAACTACATAGACCTCTATACAGGTCAGCCCGAACCCGAAGACGCGGTTGACGAATTGGGCAAGAATCTGGCCGCACATCTGCCGATTACGGTGGCGCTGCTGGGCATGGGCAATGACATGCATACCGCCAGCCTCTTTCCTGGCGCCGAAGGTCTTGCAACGGCCATGTCTAAGGACAGCCCGATGCTGATGCCGATCCGTTCCGAGGGTGCCGGAGAGCCGCGCATCACTCTGACGCGTTCGGTTCTGAACAACGCCATACACACCCATGTCCTGATCATGGGGCCTGAAAAACGCCAGGCATTGGAAAAGGCGCTGAAACTTGATCCAATCGAGGCGCCGATCCGTGCCTTTCTGGACAATGCGACCGTCCATTGGGCGGAATGA
- the ftsY gene encoding signal recognition particle-docking protein FtsY has protein sequence MSFFNKLRERLTRSSSKIAEGLDDIVKEGAPEADAPAAPEPPPAPEPTPAPPANPEPTKTAQPASPEPAPAQPAKAVGLVGRLFGRSEAKPEEPRRALDDAMLEDLEDMLVQADLGVETALRVTANIAEGRMGRRVTSRELRELLAAEVARIMSPVARPLPIYPKKPQVVLVVGVNGSGKTTTIGKLASQFKAAGKNVVIAAGDTFRAAAVEQLQVWGTRAGVPVMVAAQGSDPASLAFDAMTRAEADGADLLLIDTAGRLQNRQDLMEELAKIVRVIRKKDPSAPHNTLLVLDATTGQNALGQVETFRNLADVSGLVMTKLDGTARGGVLVALADRFGLPIHAIGVGEQIDDLDAFDPDEFARALVGL, from the coding sequence ATGTCGTTTTTTAACAAACTGCGCGAGCGGCTGACTCGCTCTTCCTCGAAGATAGCCGAAGGGCTGGACGATATCGTCAAGGAAGGTGCGCCCGAAGCGGATGCCCCGGCGGCACCCGAGCCTCCCCCCGCACCCGAACCGACCCCTGCGCCGCCAGCGAACCCCGAGCCGACCAAGACCGCGCAACCGGCCAGCCCGGAACCTGCCCCTGCGCAGCCCGCGAAAGCCGTTGGGTTGGTCGGGCGCCTGTTCGGCCGCTCCGAGGCCAAGCCAGAGGAACCCCGCAGGGCGCTCGACGACGCCATGCTGGAGGATCTGGAAGACATGCTGGTGCAGGCCGATCTGGGCGTTGAAACTGCGCTGCGGGTCACGGCCAATATCGCCGAGGGCCGGATGGGACGGCGGGTGACATCGCGTGAACTCAGGGAATTGCTGGCGGCCGAGGTCGCGCGGATCATGTCGCCGGTGGCCCGTCCGTTGCCGATCTATCCCAAGAAGCCGCAGGTGGTTCTGGTGGTTGGCGTGAACGGCTCGGGCAAGACCACGACGATCGGAAAATTGGCCAGCCAGTTCAAGGCGGCGGGAAAGAATGTGGTGATTGCTGCCGGTGATACTTTCCGCGCCGCCGCAGTCGAGCAGTTGCAGGTCTGGGGCACCCGTGCCGGCGTGCCGGTCATGGTGGCCGCACAGGGTTCTGATCCGGCAAGCCTTGCATTTGACGCCATGACCCGTGCCGAGGCCGATGGCGCCGACCTGCTGTTGATCGACACGGCAGGACGGCTGCAAAATCGCCAGGACCTTATGGAGGAACTGGCCAAGATCGTCCGGGTCATCCGCAAGAAGGATCCTTCGGCCCCGCATAACACCCTGCTGGTTCTGGATGCGACGACGGGCCAGAACGCGCTGGGGCAGGTGGAGACCTTCCGCAACTTGGCGGATGTGTCCGGGCTGGTCATGACCAAGCTGGACGGAACGGCACGGGGCGGGGTTCTGGTGGCGCTGGCAGACCGCTTTGGGCTGCCCATCCATGCCATTGGCGTTGGCGAACAGATCGACGATCTGGACGCATTCGATCCCGATGAATTCGCCCGCGCGCTGGTCGGATTGTAA
- the zwf gene encoding glucose-6-phosphate dehydrogenase, with protein MVSRVIPVDDFDLVIFGATGDLAHRKILPGLFRRFVAGQIPESSRIIGAARTDQDDQAFRDQACKAISEFAGVKKNDPRLAQFLELLGYTPIDAKGEGGWKELKSRMREGAVHAFYFSVAPSLFGDIAERLAGHGIADDDSRIVVEKPFGRDLESARALNATLAQHFDEHQIYRIDHYLGKETVQNLMAVRFANVLFEPLWNAQYVDHIQITVAETVGVAGRGSYYDKSGAIRDMVQNHMMQLLCLIAMEPPYHFDPDAVRDEKLKVIRALEPVEPGDIVRGQYQADGDVPGYLEDSENPDSRTESYVAMKVRISNWRWQGTPIYLRTGKKLRARTSEIAITFKEPPHSIFDDTGAPKANQLVIRLQPNEGMNLKVMIKEPGPGGMRLVQVPLDMSFADALGTEGQDMPDAYERLIMDVIRGNQTLFMRGDEVEAAWAWTDPIINAWEDSKQAPEPYDAGSSGPDEALRLMHRDNRRWREIRS; from the coding sequence ATGGTCTCGCGCGTCATTCCGGTCGATGATTTCGATCTGGTCATTTTTGGTGCCACTGGCGATCTTGCACATCGCAAGATTCTGCCCGGACTGTTCCGGCGCTTTGTTGCCGGGCAGATCCCGGAGAGCTCTCGGATAATCGGTGCCGCGCGCACCGATCAGGATGATCAGGCGTTTCGCGATCAGGCCTGCAAGGCGATCTCGGAATTCGCCGGCGTCAAGAAAAATGATCCCCGTCTGGCACAATTCCTCGAATTGCTTGGATATACGCCCATTGACGCCAAGGGCGAGGGCGGCTGGAAGGAACTGAAGTCGCGGATGCGCGAGGGGGCTGTTCATGCCTTCTATTTCTCGGTCGCGCCGTCTCTCTTTGGTGACATTGCCGAACGTCTGGCCGGGCATGGGATCGCAGATGACGACAGCCGTATCGTGGTCGAAAAGCCCTTTGGCCGTGATCTTGAAAGCGCGCGGGCGCTGAACGCGACACTGGCCCAGCATTTCGACGAACATCAGATCTATCGGATCGATCATTATCTGGGCAAGGAAACCGTCCAGAACCTGATGGCCGTGCGTTTCGCCAATGTGCTGTTCGAGCCCTTGTGGAATGCGCAATATGTCGACCACATTCAGATCACCGTGGCCGAGACGGTCGGGGTGGCCGGACGTGGCAGCTATTACGACAAGTCCGGCGCAATTCGCGATATGGTTCAGAACCATATGATGCAGCTGCTTTGCCTGATCGCGATGGAGCCACCCTATCACTTTGACCCCGATGCGGTTCGCGACGAGAAGCTGAAGGTGATCCGGGCGCTGGAACCTGTTGAGCCGGGCGATATCGTGCGTGGCCAATATCAGGCCGATGGCGATGTCCCCGGCTATCTCGAGGATTCGGAAAACCCCGATTCGCGCACCGAAAGCTATGTCGCGATGAAGGTGCGGATTTCGAACTGGCGCTGGCAGGGAACGCCGATCTACCTGCGCACCGGCAAGAAGCTGCGTGCGCGCACCAGTGAAATCGCCATTACCTTCAAGGAGCCGCCGCATTCGATCTTTGACGATACCGGCGCGCCCAAGGCCAACCAGCTTGTCATCAGACTGCAACCCAATGAGGGTATGAACCTGAAGGTGATGATCAAGGAACCGGGCCCCGGCGGGATGCGTCTGGTACAGGTGCCGCTGGACATGTCCTTCGCCGATGCGCTTGGCACCGAGGGGCAGGACATGCCCGATGCCTACGAACGGTTGATCATGGATGTCATTCGCGGCAACCAGACGCTGTTCATGCGCGGCGATGAGGTCGAGGCGGCTTGGGCCTGGACGGACCCGATCATCAATGCCTGGGAGGACAGCAAGCAAGCTCCCGAGCCTTATGACGCGGGATCTTCAGGACCGGATGAGGCCTTGCGGTTGATGCATCGCGACAATCGACGCTGGAGGGAAATCCGATCATGA